A genomic window from Silene latifolia isolate original U9 population chromosome Y, ASM4854445v1, whole genome shotgun sequence includes:
- the LOC141629464 gene encoding uncharacterized protein LOC141629464 has translation MIAYLEVAKELKLRFASFHIRQIPRDRNVEEDALDTLGAAFTPGAVGTIPLIHVIKPAIRQNEQQNASKATTTQWTYELGILCTATPHEEIDDWRKPYISWLRDEVLPPDQKDTWSFKMKSSRFVLIDGILFRKSLAGAYLKCLSIQEAHAVMCDTHSGDYGNHTGGRSLSNKTLRQGYFWPTMRKDAIDYANKCEEYQRQAPVNHQPAEHMHPIISPWPFIKWGMDIVGPLPRASGNRAYMLAMTDYFSK, from the coding sequence ATGATAGCCTACCTGGAAGTGGCGAAGGAGCTCAAACTCCGCTTTGCCTCCTTCCACATCCGGCAGATACCAAGGGATCGCAATGTTGAAGAGGATGCTCTTGACACCCTGGGAGCAGCCTTCACTCCAGGGGCAGTGGGTACTATACCATTAATACATGTCATAAAACCTGCCATACGTCAGAATGAACAACAGAACGCCAGTAAGGCTACAACCACCCAGTGGACATACGAACTAGGGATACTGTGTACTGCCACACCCCATGAAGAGATTGATGATTGGCGCAAGCCTTACATTAGTTGGCTACGTGATGAGGTATTACCACCTGACCAGAAAGACACCTGGAGCTTCAAAATGAAATCCTCCAGATTCGTACTCATTGATGGTATCCTATTTCGGAAGTCCTTGGCAGGAGCCTATCTGAAGTGCTTAAGCATACAGGAGGCACATGCAGTAATGTGTGATACACATAGTGGTGATTATGGAAATCACACAGGGGGTAGGAGCCTATCCAACAAGACATTAAGGCAGggttacttctggcctaccatgaggAAGGACGCCATAGATTACGCCAATAAATGCGAAGAATACCAAAGGCAAGCTCCTGTCAACCACCAACCAGCAGAACATATGCATCCGATCATCTCGCCTTGGCCTTTTATaaaatggggaatggacattgtggGACCATTACCCCGTGCTTCTGGAAACAGGGCGTACATGCTCGCAATGACGGATTATTTCTCTAAATAG
- the LOC141629465 gene encoding uncharacterized protein LOC141629465, protein MVVAETGPEKEFASSRKLEKLSSDLYRIVQRFEESTRDYLARFNVEKISIPRCDSTTTVNTFRRGLHRDSDLYKDLTKHPCATFEEVKQMAEATYRLEEDKDRRDQYGTESSNRKITTERKNKRAKLYSKNTVNKVSGKTESTEAPPKLIEYGFTTGLAGVMKVIRELGQRARWPKNPIPRENDRRDASKRCEYNNDIGHNTEDCVVLQKEVRRLYSAGCLDHLLSKGAKSGKVNTTDQAQPSPPPPYSKILVDIGSFVNLIMLETLKNMGFNEKNLVKKAVPLVVFSGETKQSLGEIVVPTFAGGMNKQVRYLVIDGPSTYNVILGRPWIHEMKAVPSTYHQSLKFPTPWGVQEIRGDQNEARDCYKNALKPTATGPT, encoded by the exons ATGGTGGTTGCAGAAACAGGGCCTGAAAAGGAG TTCGCAAGCAGTCGCAAGCTAGAAAAATTATCCAGCGATCTATACCGGATCGTCCAGAGGTTCGAGGAGTCCACCAGGGATTATCTTGCAAGATTCAATGTGGAAAAAATATCTATCCCTAGGTGCGACTCTACAACGACAGTCAACACCTTCAGAAGGGGACTGCATCGCGACTCTGATTTGTACAAGGATCTCACCAAGCATCCATGTGCCACCTTTGAGGAAGTCAAGCAAATGGCAGAGGCTACTTATCGCCTAGAGGAGGATAAGGATAGAAGGGACCAGTATGGAACAGAGTCGTCCAACAGAAAAATCACAACAGAGAGAAAGAATAAAAGAGCCAAACTCTACAGCAAGAACACAGTGAACAAAGTCTCAGGAAAAACAGAGAGCACCGAGGCTCCACCTAAGCTCATAGAGTATGGGTTCACCACTGGACTTGCTGGGGTAATGAAGGTAATCAGGGAGCTAGGGCAGAGGGCCAGGTGGCCCAAGAATCCTATTCCCAGGGAGAACGACAGAAGAGATGCCAGCAAAAGATGTGAATACAACAATGATATTGGCCACAATACAGAAGATTGTGTAGTACTACAAAAGGAAGTAAGGCGCCTCTACAGTGCTGGATGCTTGGATCACCTGCTTTCCAAGGGGGCGAAATCTGGAAAGGTCAATACTACTGACCAGGCCCAACCATCCCCACCTCCACCTTACTCAAAG ATATTGGTAGATATAGGAAGCTTTGTGAATCTGATAATGCTGGAAACCTTGAAGAATATGGGGTTCAACGAGAAAAACCTAGTGAAGAAGGCAGTACCCTTGGTAGTTTTCAGCGGAGAAACCAAACAGTCCCTTGGAGAAATAGTGGTACCTACCTTTGCAGGGGGTATGAACAAACAGGTACGATACTTGGTCATTGATGGTCCGTCAACTTATAACGTGATACTTGGCAGGCCTTGGATCCATGAAATGAAAGCGGtaccatcaacataccatcagaGCCTGAAGTTCCCTACACCCTGGGGGGTGCAGGAGATACGGGGAGATCAAAATGAAGCTCGAGATTGCTACAAGAACGCTCTGAAACCCACCGCAACTGGTCCAACATAG